CAGCACCGACACGACGCTCTCGCTCGGCGACTTCACGAACACGTCGTCGAACGGCGACTACACGTACAACTACACGGGCGCGGCGTCCGGACTCGACGGGGAGTACACGGCGACGGTGACGGACGCGGCGGACACGGCGGACCCCGCGAACCACATCGACGACTCGCCGAGCGACAGCGTGACCGTGAACACGGTTCCGGTCAGCGTCGACGGCGGGGCGACGACGAACGCGAGCGTCTCCGCGGGGGAGACGGTCGTGCAGTCCGTGACGGTGAACGTCTCGGACTACAGCGCGTACGGCGGTGACGACACGCTCTACGTGGACTTCGCGGACGGCGTCGACGTCTCCGTCCGAGACGTCTCGGCGGACGTCGGCGTCGCGGACTACGGCGCGAACGGGAACAACGTCTCTCTCCGGGTGGCGACGGGGAGCGGCGGCGGGACGACGGACGTCTCGGCGACGGTGAACGTCTCGGCGACGTACGACGCCGCCACGGAGGACAGCCACCGCCCGGTCGCGGCGACCGCCGTCGACTCCGACGGAGGGCGGGACGCCGACGCGAACGTCACGTTCGCCTCGGTGGCGGACAGCCCGTTCGACGTCACGAACTTCTCCCTCCATCAGGTCGACGGCACGCAGCGCGTGAACGTGACGTTCAACGCGACGGAGCCGCTCGACACGAGCCAGCTCTCCCTGCGCGGTGACGCGACGACGACCCTCGACCCGGACTACGAGATGACGGAGCACGGCCCGGACGACTACGCCTACACGGGCGAAGTCCACGCGGGCGAGGACGGGCGCTTCACGGCGACGCTCGACAGCGCGACGGACACCGACGGCGACGCCCTCTACGCCGACGGCGAGTCGACGCACGAGGACGCCGCCACGGTGAACGAGATCGGCATCGACGTGGTGGACGCGTCGGTGACGAACCGAACGGTCAGCGAGGATTCGACGGCGAACCACGACGTGACGGTGAACGTCGAGGGCGTGAGTCTCGACGGGCAGGCCGACCACGTCGAGGTCACGTTCCCGGACGCGCTCTCCGTCTCGGCGGCGAGCGCGAGCTCGCCCACGGCGGACGCGAGCGTGTCGGGAACGACGCTGGAAGACGCTGACGGCGACGGGTCGAAGCGCACGGTCGCGTTCGACGTCGCGACCGGCGACGGCGGCGGAACGACGAGCGTCTCGGTCACCGTCGACGCGGACCTCGCCTACCCCGACGGTACGGAAGGCGAGCGCTACCCCGTCGACGCGACCGCCGTTGACTCCGACGGCGACAGCGATTCGGAGACGAACCTCACGTACACGCGCGTCCGCGACACCGTCCCCGAGATCGCGAACTACACCGTCTCCGCGGACGGCCAAGACGTCGACGTGTCCTTCGACGCGTCGAAGCAACTCGCGTCCGCGACGGTCGAACTCGGCGGGGACGCCAGCGGAACGCTCTCCATCGGCTCCGGCCTCACGGAATCCGCGAACCGCGACGGCACCTACCGCTACACCGGAAACGTCTCGGAGGGCCAAGATGGGACGTTCTGGGCGAACCTCACGAGCGCGGCGGACGACGACGGCGACCAGACTGACACCTACGCGGCGAACGCGTCCGTGAACGCGGTCGCCATCGACGTCGTCGGCGGCAGTGTCTCGAACGCCTCCGTCCACCCGGCGACGACGGTGAGCGAGACCGTCTCGGTGGACGTGACGGGCGCGAGCCGCGACGGAGAGCGCGAGACGGTGACGCTGACGCTCCCGGACGCGATGGACGGGAACGTCACGGGCGTTCGCGCGACGACCGACGGCGCGACGGTCACCGGCTGGTCGCCGCAGGACGACTCGGCGGACAGCGCGGCGAGGGCGACGGTGGCGACGGGCGACGGCGGCGGGACGGCGGCGTTCTCGCTCGCGGTCGACGTCGAAACCACGTACCCCGAATCGACCGAGGGCGAGACGCTGGCGTTCACGGCGTCCGGGACGGACTCCGACGGCGACAGCGACACCGGCCAGTCCGTGGCGACCGTGACGGTCGTCGAGGAGACGCCGAAGATTACGAACTTCACGCTCGTCGCGGACGGGCAGGACGCCGACCTGGCGGTGAACGCGACGGAACCGCTCTCGACGCTCGACGTTTCCCTCTCCGGGGACGCGACGACGAGTTCGCTCTCGCGGAGCGACTTCGAGGCGGTGAACGCGTCCTCGCACAGCTACCGCGCGGACGTCTCGACGGGCGCTGACGGGACGTTCGAGGCGTCGCTCGCGGCGGAGGACGCCGCCGACGACGAGGGCCAGCACGTCGCGAGCGACCACAGCGACAGCCGACGCGTGAGCACGACGCGCGTCGCCGTGGTGGACGCGGCGGTGAACCGGACGAACGTCTCCGCGGAAACGGCGGTCGGCGAGACCGTCACCGTCGAGGTGGCGGACTACAGCCGCGACGGCGGCACGGACTCGCTCGCGGTCACGTTCCCCGCGAACGCCTCGGTCTCGAACCCGAGCGCGAGCGTGACAGCCGGGGCCGGGTCGGTCACCGACGCGACCGCGAACGCCCACTCGGTCACCGTCTCCCTCGACACCGGGAGCGCGCGCGGCACGACCGACGTGACCGTCGACGTCGCCGCGAAACTCGATATCCCCGACGCGGAAGGCCGCGACCTCGTGGTGAACGCGACCGCCGCGGACTCAGACGGCGACAGCGATGCACAGACGAATCTCACGCGCATCCACGTCACCGACACCGTCCCGGAGATTACGAACTACACTGTCTCAGCGGACGGCCAAGACGTCGACGTGTCGTTCGACGCGTCGAAGCAACTCGCGTCCGCGACAGTGGCGCTCGGCGGCGATACGTCGGGAACGCTCTCCATCGGCTCCGGCCTCACCGAGACGGCCAACGGCGACGGCACCTACCGCTACACCGGAAACGTCTCGGGAGGCCGGGATGGTGCGTTCTGGGCGAACCTCACGAGCGCGACGGACGACGACGGTGACGCGACCGACACCTACGCGGCGAACGCGTCGGTGAACGCGGTCGGTATCGACATCGTCGGCGGCGCGATTACGCCGGAGACGGTCGACGCCGACGCGACGGCGACGCAGGTCGTGACGGTGAACGCGACCGGCGTGAGCCGGGACGGCGAGGCAGACGCGCTCGCGGTCACGCTCCCGAACGCCACGACGCAGCTCCGGGTGGTGAACGCGAGCGTGAGCGCCGTCGCGAACACGACGACGGGCGTGAACGCGACGACCGACGCGACCGACGTGAACGCCACGACTGACGCGACTAACGCGGACGCCGTCGCCGCTTCGCTCGCCGGTAACGTCTCCGTCATCGACGGGGACGACGACGGGCACGCGACCACCGCGGTCGTCCCGGTCTCCGTCGGCGACGGCGGCGGCGCGGCCGACGTCTCCGTCACTGTCGCGGTCACGACGCACTACCCGGAGCGCGCCGGCGGCGCGCGCCTCCCCGTGACCGCGAGCGCCGCTGACTCCGACGGCGACACCGACAGCGCCGGCGACCTCGCGGACGTCTCCGTCGTCGCCGCCAGCACGCCCGACACCGGCGGCGGCGCGACCTACGTCTCCGACCCCGAACCGCCGGAGAAAGAGATGCGGATCAGCGTCCTCCGGCCGACCTCGACGAACACGACGGTCTTCGTCGCAAACTATCAGAACGGCACGACCGTCGACGTCCCCGTCCCCGGCATGAAACATCGGAACGAGACGGCCGTCGAACCGTCGAACGTCCGGCTCAGCGCGGCGAACGCCTCCGACGTCGGCGTCGTCTTCCGGCCGAACGCCACCGCCGCCGGGAGCGACCCGCTCACGACCGACGGCGTCGCACCCGTCGGCTACTTCGCCGTGAACACGACCCCGGATGCGGCCTTCGACGACGCCGACGTCAGCTTCAGCGTCGACACCGGGTACTTCTGGAACCCGACGCCCGCGACGACGACGCTCTACGCCTACGACGACGGGACGTGGACGCCGACGAACGCCACCACGAGCGCCGTCGAGAACGGGACGTTCACGTACACGACGCACACCACCGGGAACGAGACGTACGCCGTCGGCGTCGCCCGCGCGAACGTCGCTCTCCGCAACGCGACGCTCGCCACTGACGCCGTTGCGGCCGGCGAGAACGCGACCGTCACCGCCGTCGTCGAGAACACCGGCGACACCCGCGGCGTCTACTGGCTCGACGTCACCCTCAACGGCACGGAGCACACGCGGCGGTCCGTCGCCGTCGCCGCCGACACCACCGAACAGGTGACGCTCGCGTTCGACCCGCCCGGCGGCACGCACGCCGTCGCCGTGAACGGCCGCGCCGTCGGCAACCTCTCCGCCGCGCCCGACGCCGACGAGACCACGACGACACGGAACGAGACGACTGCGCAGAACCAGACGACGACCGACGCACCGACCACGACGGCGAATCAGACCGCGCCCGGCGAACCGACGACCGCGCAGAATCAGTCCACGACCACTCGGAGCGGGACCACGGTGGACGAGACCATCGACGCCGCCTCCGACCTCGTCTCCGACGCCGTCGACGCCGTCACCGACACGCTCGACGACCTCTTCTAGCTCGTCGTCGCCGCGCCGATTCCCGTCTTCGCCGCGGCGCTCGACGCGAGTTTGACGCCGGCGACGAGCGCGAGCACGCCCATGTAGCCGAACCACGCCGCGAGCAGCGTCGGCCCGCCGTGATTCACCGTCGCGAGACTCATCGACCCTGCCTCCAGACCGATACCCGCCGTCACCGCCGCGAGCACCGCGTACACCACCGGGACGAGCGCGTCGAACGCGTCCACGAGGAGTTCGAGCATACTCAGCGTTCGGCACCCGGCGCTCAAAGCCCTTTTCGTCCGTTCACGATGGCGGTCAGAAGAAAAAACACATAGTGTCGAATCCCGAAGGGGAGTGTATATGGGACGCTATGGCTCAATCGATTACCCGGCCGTCGTGAAAACCGGAACGCTCGCCAGTCTCGCGCTCGTCGCCATCGGCTTCGCCGG
This sequence is a window from Halocalculus aciditolerans. Protein-coding genes within it:
- a CDS encoding beta strand repeat-containing protein: MSSTARLNAVLVAALVLVSVVAGTVVFTGAVAAASGANISVSPNGSGQVANTEIRVSPDQSSSGQKGNSLSKVYVDYSTGSNPPADASDVGLSDVTAAYVVNKTSGDYVTDLTDDLDGVSHGQQGHKISFSFNNSRTLVGDEVYVIEYGGVTNPEAGDHAVTVGFNSNTGATASYTTVDATPPAVSVDASANGADGQRVDVNVTSDEALSALTTDVTGSGSTDTTLSLGDFTNTSSNGDYTYNYTGAASGLDGEYTATVTDAADTADPANHIDDSPSDSVTVNTVPVSVDGGATTNASVSAGETVVQSVTVNVSDYSAYGGDDTLYVDFADGVDVSVRDVSADVGVADYGANGNNVSLRVATGSGGGTTDVSATVNVSATYDAATEDSHRPVAATAVDSDGGRDADANVTFASVADSPFDVTNFSLHQVDGTQRVNVTFNATEPLDTSQLSLRGDATTTLDPDYEMTEHGPDDYAYTGEVHAGEDGRFTATLDSATDTDGDALYADGESTHEDAATVNEIGIDVVDASVTNRTVSEDSTANHDVTVNVEGVSLDGQADHVEVTFPDALSVSAASASSPTADASVSGTTLEDADGDGSKRTVAFDVATGDGGGTTSVSVTVDADLAYPDGTEGERYPVDATAVDSDGDSDSETNLTYTRVRDTVPEIANYTVSADGQDVDVSFDASKQLASATVELGGDASGTLSIGSGLTESANRDGTYRYTGNVSEGQDGTFWANLTSAADDDGDQTDTYAANASVNAVAIDVVGGSVSNASVHPATTVSETVSVDVTGASRDGERETVTLTLPDAMDGNVTGVRATTDGATVTGWSPQDDSADSAARATVATGDGGGTAAFSLAVDVETTYPESTEGETLAFTASGTDSDGDSDTGQSVATVTVVEETPKITNFTLVADGQDADLAVNATEPLSTLDVSLSGDATTSSLSRSDFEAVNASSHSYRADVSTGADGTFEASLAAEDAADDEGQHVASDHSDSRRVSTTRVAVVDAAVNRTNVSAETAVGETVTVEVADYSRDGGTDSLAVTFPANASVSNPSASVTAGAGSVTDATANAHSVTVSLDTGSARGTTDVTVDVAAKLDIPDAEGRDLVVNATAADSDGDSDAQTNLTRIHVTDTVPEITNYTVSADGQDVDVSFDASKQLASATVALGGDTSGTLSIGSGLTETANGDGTYRYTGNVSGGRDGAFWANLTSATDDDGDATDTYAANASVNAVGIDIVGGAITPETVDADATATQVVTVNATGVSRDGEADALAVTLPNATTQLRVVNASVSAVANTTTGVNATTDATDVNATTDATNADAVAASLAGNVSVIDGDDDGHATTAVVPVSVGDGGGAADVSVTVAVTTHYPERAGGARLPVTASAADSDGDTDSAGDLADVSVVAASTPDTGGGATYVSDPEPPEKEMRISVLRPTSTNTTVFVANYQNGTTVDVPVPGMKHRNETAVEPSNVRLSAANASDVGVVFRPNATAAGSDPLTTDGVAPVGYFAVNTTPDAAFDDADVSFSVDTGYFWNPTPATTTLYAYDDGTWTPTNATTSAVENGTFTYTTHTTGNETYAVGVARANVALRNATLATDAVAAGENATVTAVVENTGDTRGVYWLDVTLNGTEHTRRSVAVAADTTEQVTLAFDPPGGTHAVAVNGRAVGNLSAAPDADETTTTRNETTAQNQTTTDAPTTTANQTAPGEPTTAQNQSTTTRSGTTVDETIDAASDLVSDAVDAVTDTLDDLF